One Nocardia sp. BMG111209 DNA segment encodes these proteins:
- a CDS encoding Ppx/GppA phosphatase family protein — protein sequence MSDRVAAVDCGTNSIRLLVADIGRDGRLTDLHREMRIVRLGKGVDATGELNPEAIERTRVALHDYVELMRDAGVARVRMAATSATRDARNREDFFTMAAAELGRVVPGAQAEVITGDEEARLSFAGAVGELNPDEGPFVVVDLGGGSTEVVLGDESGGVQAAYSADIGCVRITERYLHADPPTGEEVASARFFAAERLAQAFGVVPVERAHTWVGVAGTMTTLAAVALDLPEYDSERVHLTRLGLDQVRDVCRRLVGMTHDERAALGPMHPGRVDVIGGGAVITQVLADELARRAGVSELIVSEHDILDGIALSIA from the coding sequence ATGAGTGACCGGGTGGCCGCGGTCGACTGCGGCACGAATTCGATCAGGCTGCTCGTCGCGGATATCGGCCGCGACGGACGGCTCACCGATCTGCATCGCGAGATGCGTATCGTCCGGCTCGGCAAGGGGGTCGACGCCACCGGCGAACTGAATCCGGAGGCGATCGAACGCACCCGGGTCGCCCTGCACGACTACGTCGAGTTGATGCGCGACGCCGGCGTCGCCCGGGTCCGCATGGCCGCCACCTCGGCCACCCGCGACGCGCGCAACCGCGAGGACTTCTTCACCATGGCCGCGGCCGAATTGGGCCGGGTGGTACCGGGTGCGCAGGCGGAGGTGATCACCGGCGACGAAGAGGCGCGGCTGTCCTTCGCCGGCGCGGTCGGCGAGCTGAATCCCGACGAGGGCCCGTTCGTGGTGGTCGACCTCGGCGGCGGTTCCACCGAGGTGGTCCTCGGCGACGAGAGCGGCGGCGTACAGGCCGCGTATTCCGCCGACATCGGCTGCGTACGCATCACCGAGCGGTATCTGCACGCGGATCCGCCCACCGGTGAGGAGGTGGCCTCGGCGCGGTTCTTCGCGGCCGAGCGCCTGGCGCAGGCCTTCGGCGTGGTGCCGGTCGAACGCGCGCACACCTGGGTCGGGGTGGCCGGCACGATGACCACCCTGGCGGCGGTCGCTCTCGATTTGCCCGAATACGATTCGGAGCGCGTCCATCTCACCAGGCTGGGCCTGGACCAGGTGCGCGATGTCTGCCGGCGATTGGTCGGCATGACCCACGACGAGCGCGCGGCGCTGGGCCCGATGCATCCCGGCCGGGTCGACGTGATCGGCGGTGGCGCGGTGATCACGCAGGTCCTCGCCGACGAATTGGCCCGCCGCGCAGGGGTTTCCGAGTTGATCGTCAGCGAGCACGACATCCTCGACGGAATTGCGCTGTCCATTGCCTGA
- the eno gene encoding phosphopyruvate hydratase, translated as MAIIEQVGAREILDSRGNPTVEVEIALDDGTLTRAAVPSGASTGEHEAVELRDGGDRYGGKGVQKAVEGVLDEIAPAVIGLDAVEQRTVDQVLLDLDGTPDKSRLGANALLGVSLAVARAAAESSGLELFRYLGGPNAHVLPVPMMNILNGGAHADTSVDVQEFMIAPIGAPTFKEALRWGAEVYHALKSELKSKGLATGLGDEGGFAPDLAGGTREALDLIAAAVAKTGYRLGTDVALALDVAATEFYTAGQGYKFEGSVRSADEMAKFYAELLTGYPLVSIEDPLAEDDWDGWVSLTDQIGEKVQLVGDDLFVTNPERLEDGIAKGAANALLVKVNQIGTLTETLDAVELAHRNGYKTMMSHRSGETEDTTIADLAVAVGSGQIKTGAPARSERVAKYNQLLRIEDALGDSARYAGDVAFPRFSFGE; from the coding sequence GTGGCCATCATCGAACAGGTCGGAGCGCGCGAGATCCTGGATTCGCGCGGAAACCCCACCGTCGAGGTCGAGATCGCTCTCGACGACGGCACGCTGACCCGCGCGGCGGTGCCGTCGGGCGCCTCCACCGGCGAACACGAGGCCGTGGAACTGCGCGACGGCGGTGACCGCTACGGCGGCAAGGGAGTTCAGAAGGCCGTGGAGGGCGTGCTCGACGAGATCGCCCCGGCCGTGATCGGGCTCGACGCGGTGGAACAGCGCACCGTCGACCAGGTGCTGCTGGATCTCGACGGCACCCCCGACAAGTCCCGGCTGGGCGCCAACGCCCTGCTCGGCGTATCGCTGGCGGTGGCCCGGGCGGCCGCCGAATCCTCGGGCCTGGAGCTGTTCCGCTACCTCGGCGGCCCGAACGCGCATGTGCTGCCGGTGCCGATGATGAACATCCTCAACGGTGGCGCCCACGCCGACACCAGTGTCGACGTACAGGAATTCATGATCGCCCCGATCGGCGCGCCGACCTTCAAGGAGGCGCTGCGCTGGGGTGCGGAGGTCTACCACGCGCTGAAGAGCGAGCTGAAGAGCAAGGGCCTGGCCACCGGCCTCGGCGACGAGGGCGGTTTCGCCCCCGATCTGGCCGGCGGCACCCGCGAGGCGCTGGATCTGATCGCCGCCGCCGTCGCCAAGACGGGCTACCGGCTCGGCACCGATGTGGCGCTGGCGCTCGATGTGGCGGCCACCGAGTTCTACACCGCGGGCCAGGGTTACAAGTTCGAGGGCTCGGTCCGCAGCGCCGACGAGATGGCCAAGTTCTATGCCGAACTGCTGACCGGCTACCCGCTGGTCTCCATCGAGGATCCACTGGCGGAAGACGATTGGGACGGCTGGGTCTCGCTCACCGACCAGATCGGCGAGAAGGTCCAGCTGGTCGGCGACGATCTGTTCGTCACCAACCCGGAGCGGCTCGAGGACGGTATCGCCAAGGGCGCCGCCAACGCGCTGCTGGTGAAGGTGAACCAGATCGGCACGCTCACCGAGACACTCGACGCGGTCGAGCTGGCCCATCGCAACGGTTACAAAACCATGATGAGCCACCGTTCCGGCGAGACCGAGGACACCACCATCGCCGATCTCGCGGTGGCGGTGGGCAGCGGCCAGATCAAGACCGGCGCCCCGGCGCGCAGCGAGCGGGTCGCCAAGTACAACCAGCTGCTCCGCATCGAGGACGCACTGGGTGATTCCGCCCGGTACGCCGGGGACGTCGCGTTCCCCCGGTTCAGCTTCGGGGAGTAG
- a CDS encoding DUF501 domain-containing protein, with translation MTGGTSAVQPSEADLEVVARQLGRPPRGVLAIAYRTPDGNPAVVKTAPRLPDGTPFPTLYYLTDPRLTAEASRQEAAGLMRGMTERLQRDPALAAAYRAAHESYLAERDAVEVLGTDFSGGGMPERVKCLHVLIAHALAKGPGVNPLGDEAVALAADSGLRGTAVPADWPSYAQYHPDSGERGSTDE, from the coding sequence GTGACCGGCGGTACGAGCGCGGTTCAGCCCAGCGAAGCCGATCTGGAGGTCGTCGCGCGGCAACTGGGCCGCCCGCCGCGGGGAGTGCTCGCCATCGCCTACCGCACACCGGACGGCAACCCCGCCGTGGTGAAGACCGCGCCGCGGTTGCCCGACGGCACTCCCTTCCCCACCCTCTACTACCTGACCGACCCACGGCTGACCGCCGAGGCGAGCCGGCAGGAGGCCGCCGGCCTGATGCGCGGTATGACCGAACGACTACAGCGCGATCCGGCGCTGGCCGCCGCGTATCGTGCGGCGCACGAGAGTTATCTGGCCGAGCGCGATGCGGTCGAGGTGCTGGGCACCGACTTCAGCGGCGGCGGTATGCCCGAGCGGGTGAAATGCCTGCACGTGCTCATCGCGCACGCACTGGCCAAGGGGCCGGGGGTCAATCCGCTCGGCGACGAGGCGGTCGCCCTGGCCGCCGACAGCGGCCTGCGCGGCACCGCGGTGCCCGCCGACTGGCCGTCCTACGCGCAGTACCACCCGGATTCGGGGGAGAGAGGTTCCACTGATGAGTGA
- a CDS encoding septum formation initiator family protein, translating into MTERRARGTSPAGRGDRGSSRSARPRQERTGAAAARTAAGNRAAQRRTAAGKAAGAARAGGRGRTARQRGDRTILGLSTGRAVILAAVFCALALTLAVPMRTYFSQRAEATQLKQQRVDLEQDVARLRDRRAQQQDPAYIRSEARDRLRLVLPGDTAYVVQVPGIEQPAVPTPTAPPRPPDPWYTQLWRSMSTPQPVSAAPAPAPTPEGAPR; encoded by the coding sequence ATGACAGAGCGACGGGCACGCGGTACCAGTCCGGCCGGACGCGGTGACCGCGGCTCGTCGCGGTCGGCCCGGCCACGGCAGGAGCGCACGGGTGCGGCGGCGGCGCGGACCGCGGCGGGTAATCGTGCGGCACAGCGCCGCACGGCCGCGGGTAAGGCCGCCGGCGCGGCCCGGGCGGGCGGCCGCGGCAGAACGGCGAGACAACGCGGCGACCGAACCATTCTCGGCCTGTCCACGGGCCGCGCGGTGATCCTGGCCGCGGTGTTCTGCGCGCTGGCGCTCACGCTGGCGGTGCCGATGCGCACCTATTTCAGCCAGCGCGCCGAGGCCACCCAGCTGAAACAGCAGCGCGTCGACCTCGAGCAGGATGTCGCCCGCTTGCGGGATCGCCGTGCGCAGCAACAGGATCCGGCCTACATCCGCTCCGAGGCGCGCGATCGGCTGCGGCTGGTCCTGCCGGGCGATACCGCCTATGTGGTGCAGGTACCCGGTATCGAGCAGCCGGCCGTGCCCACCCCGACGGCCCCGCCCCGCCCACCCGACCCCTGGTACACCCAGCTGTGGCGCAGTATGTCCACGCCACAACCCGTTTCGGCGGCGCCCGCGCCTGCCCCGACCCCCGAAGGAGCGCCCCGGTGA
- a CDS encoding peptide MFS transporter has protein sequence MTGAVTQGFRPARTFFGHPIGLVNLFGVELWERFSFYGMLTILGYYLYYSVADGGLGLSRSTATGVVGAYGGLVYLSTVLGGWVSDRLLGTEQTLFYGGVVVMLGHLALALIAGLTGVGIGLTLIALGSGGVKANASTLLGTLYPPGDTRADGGFTLFYLGINLGAFVGPLVTGLLQSKAGFHYGFGAAAVGMACGLVQYALLRSNLAGHGREIPNPLPHRAIGRVLAVTVAAILLVALAAKAGAVRLENLSPVTTAVITVVSIAYFTILLTSPRVTPIERTRVRAFIPLFVANALFWSLFQQIFTVLTVYSDQRMNWNLFGWTAPANWIGSAEPIWVIALSPLFAVLWTRLADRAPSTPRKFAYGVIGMGTAFLLFVPLAAFTGRTVPAWLVFPILGGFAISELLLSPIGLAVTTHLAPEAFRAQMMALYFFSVGIGTSMSGVLANYYSREHEIAYFGLTGTLTIAVGIVVYFLAPRVTSLMKGVH, from the coding sequence ATGACAGGAGCAGTGACACAGGGCTTCCGGCCCGCTCGGACGTTCTTCGGGCATCCGATCGGGCTGGTGAACCTGTTCGGTGTGGAGCTGTGGGAACGGTTCTCGTTCTACGGCATGCTCACGATTCTGGGCTACTACCTGTACTACTCGGTCGCCGACGGCGGCCTGGGCCTGTCCCGGTCGACCGCGACCGGTGTGGTCGGGGCCTACGGCGGCCTGGTGTACCTGTCGACCGTGCTGGGCGGCTGGGTCTCCGACCGGCTGCTCGGCACCGAACAGACGCTGTTCTACGGTGGCGTCGTCGTGATGCTCGGCCACCTCGCACTGGCCCTGATCGCCGGCCTGACCGGCGTCGGCATCGGCCTGACCTTGATCGCACTCGGTAGCGGCGGCGTGAAGGCCAACGCCTCCACCCTGCTGGGCACGCTCTACCCGCCGGGCGACACCCGTGCCGACGGCGGTTTCACACTCTTCTACCTCGGTATCAACCTGGGCGCCTTCGTGGGCCCGCTGGTCACCGGCCTGCTGCAATCGAAGGCCGGCTTCCACTACGGTTTCGGCGCGGCGGCAGTCGGCATGGCCTGCGGCCTGGTGCAATACGCGCTGCTGCGCTCGAATCTCGCCGGGCACGGTCGCGAGATACCGAACCCACTGCCACACCGCGCGATCGGCCGGGTACTGGCCGTCACCGTCGCCGCGATCCTCCTGGTCGCCCTCGCCGCGAAGGCGGGCGCGGTACGCCTGGAGAACCTCTCCCCGGTCACCACCGCCGTCATCACCGTCGTCTCGATCGCCTATTTCACGATCCTGCTGACCAGCCCCCGGGTGACCCCGATCGAACGCACCCGGGTCCGCGCCTTCATCCCGCTGTTCGTCGCCAACGCTCTGTTCTGGTCGTTGTTCCAGCAGATCTTCACCGTCCTGACCGTGTACTCCGATCAGCGGATGAACTGGAATCTGTTCGGCTGGACCGCCCCCGCGAACTGGATCGGCTCCGCCGAGCCGATCTGGGTCATCGCCCTGTCCCCACTGTTCGCCGTCCTGTGGACCAGGCTGGCCGACCGAGCCCCGAGCACTCCCCGCAAATTCGCCTACGGCGTCATCGGTATGGGCACGGCCTTCCTGCTTTTCGTCCCGCTCGCCGCCTTCACGGGCAGGACCGTCCCGGCCTGGCTGGTCTTCCCGATCCTCGGCGGCTTCGCGATCTCGGAACTCCTGCTGTCCCCGATCGGCCTGGCGGTGACCACCCACCTCGCCCCCGAAGCCTTCCGCGCCCAGATGATGGCCCTCTACTTCTTCTCGGTGGGCATCGGCACCTCGATGTCAGGGGTCCTGGCAAACTACTACTCCCGCGAGCACGAGATCGCCTACTTCGGCCTGACCGGAACGCTCACGATCGCAGTAGGTATCGTCGTCTACTTCCTCGCCCCGCGAGTGACCAGCCTGATGAAGGGGGTTCATTGA
- a CDS encoding LGFP repeat-containing protein, with amino-acid sequence MHRHRLAVVAGLVSTVLIAGTAATASARQIGGFDVGGAIETEYDQSGGFDLLGNPTGADSLGANGGHFQVFEHGSIYWSQDTGAHEIGGLIRDRWGALGWEKGVLGYPTTRESDATDGKYNNFQNGSIYWSQDTGAHQIGGAIYVKWAAHDYERGPLGFPTSDEFATKGGGRANLFSGGAIYWTKATTAHILGNGPILDQWTVAGGDSGRYGFPTSDEYDVPGGKAQNFQHGTITVRT; translated from the coding sequence ATGCATCGTCACCGTCTGGCCGTCGTCGCAGGCCTCGTCAGCACCGTCCTGATTGCCGGCACCGCCGCCACCGCCTCGGCTCGGCAGATCGGCGGATTCGACGTCGGTGGCGCGATCGAGACCGAATACGACCAGTCCGGCGGATTCGATCTATTGGGGAATCCGACCGGGGCGGACAGCCTGGGGGCCAACGGCGGTCACTTCCAGGTGTTCGAGCACGGGTCGATCTACTGGTCGCAGGATACGGGCGCGCACGAGATCGGCGGGCTGATCCGGGATCGGTGGGGTGCGCTGGGCTGGGAGAAGGGCGTGCTCGGGTATCCGACCACGCGGGAGTCCGATGCCACCGACGGGAAGTACAACAACTTCCAGAACGGGTCGATCTACTGGTCGCAGGACACGGGTGCGCATCAGATCGGCGGGGCCATCTACGTGAAGTGGGCGGCGCACGATTACGAGCGTGGGCCGCTGGGCTTCCCGACCAGTGACGAATTCGCGACCAAGGGTGGCGGACGGGCCAATCTGTTCTCCGGTGGCGCGATCTACTGGACCAAGGCGACCACCGCGCACATTCTCGGCAACGGCCCGATCCTGGATCAGTGGACCGTGGCCGGTGGCGATTCCGGCCGTTACGGATTCCCGACCAGTGACGAGTACGACGTGCCGGGCGGGAAGGCGCAGAACTTCCAGCACGGCACCATCACCGTGCGGACCTGA
- a CDS encoding MspA family porin: MRRPLVSVAAGMAAVCSVVLGLWAGTETGRAQPLSADISAWGIHLTASIGNIGVNPPGDRTPNMMAFSHAVQMSGDYSVNVEGEPITSGQAVAGYILGCGINLVNGFPVGIQPNEGLSVGIAPSFTPPSGTNPPSASLGPAVAGLLGVTEILAATLAPGQVTVATTATANLDDQTRFPYHITFNNAAVNVSQCLSPVSAVPFVTTTVGNAQGTVQTTAYGDQFVF, translated from the coding sequence ATGCGACGTCCACTCGTGTCCGTCGCGGCGGGTATGGCCGCGGTGTGTTCGGTTGTCCTGGGGTTGTGGGCCGGTACCGAAACCGGTCGTGCCCAGCCGCTCAGTGCGGATATCTCCGCATGGGGGATTCATCTGACGGCGTCGATCGGCAACATCGGAGTGAATCCGCCCGGTGACCGGACTCCGAACATGATGGCGTTCTCGCATGCCGTGCAGATGTCCGGGGATTACTCGGTCAACGTGGAGGGCGAGCCGATCACGTCGGGGCAGGCCGTTGCGGGGTACATCCTCGGGTGCGGGATCAATCTGGTCAACGGCTTTCCCGTCGGCATCCAGCCCAACGAGGGTTTGAGCGTCGGTATCGCGCCGTCGTTCACCCCGCCGAGCGGGACGAACCCGCCGAGTGCCAGCCTCGGGCCCGCTGTCGCCGGGTTGCTGGGCGTGACGGAGATCCTCGCCGCGACCCTGGCTCCGGGCCAGGTCACCGTGGCGACGACGGCGACGGCGAATCTGGACGACCAGACCAGGTTTCCGTACCACATCACGTTCAACAACGCCGCGGTGAACGTCTCCCAGTGTCTTTCGCCGGTTTCGGCCGTGCCGTTCGTCACCACCACGGTGGGTAATGCCCAGGGGACCGTGCAGACCACGGCCTATGGGGACCAGTTCGTCTTCTGA